A window from Flavobacterium gyeonganense encodes these proteins:
- a CDS encoding type I restriction-modification system subunit M: MLQTNPILKSLIDRLWNNFWSGGISNPLTAIEQITYLIFMKQMDDLEAKRERDAEFTDEAYTSKFEGQFQIPGSNTYVNKQDLRWRTFKRMPADEMLLHVQTKVFPFLKVFEGGSKFTKAMANAVFIMPKPSLLVEAIKIIEEIFIEIERDAVEGGHAFQDIQGDVYEMLLGEIASAGKNGQFRTPRHIIKLMNDLVQPQLGQRIVDPACGTAGFLLGAYQYILTDLVKKENTEALQPDEDGFMRATVSATLNENLKHIVEDSLYGYDIDTTMVRLGLMNLMMHGIDQPNIDYKDTLSKSYNEDSQYDLVLANPPFTGNIDKGDINESLKLNTTKTELLFIERIYTMLKMGGTAAIVIPQGVLFGSGKAFVECRKIMVEKSELKAVISMPSGVFKPYAGVSTAILIFTKGSETNNVWFYDMQNDGYTLDDKRNKIERSDLQDIVKQFQNRIAIPSSDKEREATYFTIDKQEIVLNNYDLSYSKYRKEVYEEVEYEKPKVIFEKLENLEENIIKGISELKEIIK; encoded by the coding sequence ATGTTACAGACAAACCCAATATTAAAATCCCTAATTGACCGTCTTTGGAATAACTTCTGGAGTGGTGGTATTAGCAACCCTTTAACAGCCATTGAACAAATTACCTATTTGATTTTTATGAAACAAATGGATGATTTAGAAGCCAAACGCGAACGTGATGCTGAGTTTACAGATGAAGCTTATACTTCAAAATTTGAAGGTCAATTCCAAATTCCTGGGAGTAACACATATGTTAACAAACAAGATTTGCGTTGGAGAACCTTTAAACGCATGCCTGCGGATGAAATGCTATTGCATGTACAAACTAAAGTATTCCCTTTTTTAAAGGTATTTGAAGGAGGTTCTAAGTTTACCAAAGCGATGGCTAATGCCGTTTTTATTATGCCTAAACCTTCTCTATTGGTGGAAGCTATTAAAATCATTGAAGAAATCTTTATTGAAATTGAAAGAGATGCCGTGGAAGGCGGTCATGCGTTTCAAGATATTCAAGGTGATGTTTATGAGATGTTATTAGGCGAAATTGCCAGTGCTGGTAAAAACGGCCAATTTAGAACGCCTCGCCACATCATTAAATTAATGAATGATTTGGTACAACCGCAATTAGGACAACGAATTGTTGACCCTGCTTGTGGTACGGCTGGTTTCTTGTTGGGAGCCTACCAATACATTTTAACCGACTTAGTTAAAAAGGAAAATACGGAAGCTTTACAACCTGATGAAGATGGTTTTATGCGTGCCACGGTTTCGGCTACGTTAAATGAAAACTTGAAACATATTGTTGAAGATTCGTTGTATGGTTATGATATCGATACAACTATGGTTCGATTAGGACTAATGAACCTGATGATGCACGGTATCGACCAACCCAATATTGACTATAAAGATACCCTTAGTAAATCGTATAACGAAGATTCACAGTACGATTTAGTATTGGCTAACCCACCTTTTACGGGTAATATTGACAAAGGGGACATTAATGAGAGTTTAAAACTGAATACCACCAAAACGGAATTGCTCTTTATAGAACGTATTTACACCATGCTCAAAATGGGTGGAACAGCGGCTATTGTAATCCCTCAAGGAGTTCTATTTGGTAGTGGAAAAGCTTTTGTGGAATGCCGTAAAATTATGGTTGAAAAAAGTGAATTAAAAGCGGTGATTTCAATGCCAAGTGGCGTTTTTAAACCGTATGCTGGAGTGAGTACAGCTATTTTAATTTTTACCAAAGGTAGCGAAACCAATAACGTCTGGTTTTACGATATGCAAAATGATGGATATACATTAGATGATAAGCGTAATAAAATTGAACGTAGTGATTTACAAGATATCGTAAAGCAGTTTCAAAATAGAATAGCAATACCTAGTAGTGATAAGGAACGTGAAGCAACATACTTTACCATTGACAAACAAGAAATTGTATTAAACAATTATGATTTAAGTTATAGCAAATATAGGAAAGAGGTATATGAAGAAGTTGAATACGAAAAGCCAAAAGTAATATTTGAAAAATTAGAAAATTTAGAAGAAAATATCATTAAAGGGATTAGTGAATTAAAAGAAATAATTAAATGA
- a CDS encoding restriction endonuclease subunit S translates to MRTVTFNDIIGKDGVFIDGDWVESKDQDPNGDVRLLQLADIGDGHFINKSNRFLTIDSAKKLKCTFLEPGDILVARMPDPIGRACIFPELDMPCVTVVDVCIIRPDRKIVSNIWLKFLINSFDFRKSISQFVTGTTRQRISRGNLAKLSFTLPSFQDQIRIAEVLTQAENLIKQRKESIDLLDDFLRSTFLEMFGDPFINLKKHKVVALEEIAAKEKYSIVDGPFGSSLKEGDYFETGIPIIRINNIRDEGFYNDQFKYINEKKYEELKRSKIQYNDILIARVGNTIGKSCLFNQNFKALLSTTGVAKLTVNNELVNVKYIIAHLRLPQYRKYIWNQTEGGGQPYLNLKKIKNFKILLPPIELQNQFATIVEKAESLKKEYEASLHELENMYGVLSQKAFKGELNIKK, encoded by the coding sequence ATGAGGACTGTAACTTTTAATGATATTATTGGAAAAGATGGAGTCTTTATTGATGGGGATTGGGTTGAAAGTAAAGATCAAGATCCAAATGGAGATGTAAGATTACTACAGTTAGCTGATATTGGAGACGGACATTTTATAAATAAATCAAATAGATTTCTTACGATAGACAGTGCAAAAAAATTAAAATGTACTTTTTTAGAACCAGGTGATATTTTAGTTGCAAGAATGCCAGATCCAATTGGGAGAGCTTGTATATTTCCAGAATTAGATATGCCTTGCGTAACGGTTGTAGACGTATGTATTATTCGCCCTGATAGAAAAATAGTATCCAATATATGGCTTAAGTTTCTAATTAATAGTTTTGATTTTAGAAAATCAATAAGTCAATTTGTCACAGGAACAACCCGACAAAGAATTTCAAGAGGTAATCTTGCGAAATTATCATTCACTTTACCTTCATTTCAAGACCAAATCCGTATTGCAGAAGTTTTAACTCAGGCCGAAAACTTAATCAAACAACGCAAAGAAAGTATAGACCTTTTAGATGATTTTTTAAGAAGTACTTTTTTGGAGATGTTTGGAGATCCTTTTATTAATCTCAAGAAACATAAGGTTGTTGCGTTAGAAGAGATTGCAGCTAAAGAAAAATATTCAATCGTAGATGGTCCATTTGGATCAAGTTTGAAAGAGGGGGATTATTTTGAAACTGGTATTCCTATTATTAGAATTAATAATATTCGTGATGAGGGTTTTTATAATGATCAATTTAAATATATAAATGAAAAGAAGTATGAGGAGTTGAAAAGAAGTAAAATTCAATATAATGACATACTAATAGCAAGGGTTGGTAATACTATTGGAAAATCTTGTTTATTTAATCAGAATTTTAAAGCACTATTGTCAACTACAGGTGTTGCTAAATTAACAGTTAATAATGAACTTGTAAATGTTAAATATATTATAGCTCATCTTCGATTACCGCAATACAGAAAATATATTTGGAATCAAACAGAAGGTGGTGGACAGCCTTATTTGAATTTAAAAAAGATTAAAAATTTTAAAATTTTATTACCACCTATTGAACTTCAAAATCAATTTGCCACAATCGTCGAAAAAGCAGAAAGTTTAAAAAAGGAATACGAAGCTAGCTTGCATGAGTTAGAAAATATGTATGGAGTATTGAGTCAAAAGGCATTTAAAGGAGAGCTAAATATTAAGAAATAA